A section of the Candidatus Atribacteria bacterium genome encodes:
- a CDS encoding mucoidy inhibitor MuiA family protein translates to MMNKPTKWILCLGLILFAAVNGYAAEIEAQSEISEICVYTDSALINRVTHLELNQGTYTVVFSNIIPEVDESSLRVSAEGTALIKLFGAQVKREYLEEVPSERIRQLKEEIQKLEDEMTRLQNLKTVLAEKKKFLNSITLFSNTQIPQDLITNMPQISDLENILGFLDTELKDIYNQSLDCEFEIRDLNNKLDTLKRELSQISGIQRKIQRSIMVELEALKEGTIDLKISYLVGGASWDPIYDARANFEKSEVELVSYGVIRQVTGEDWVEVACALSTAKPRTGGNMPYVDSWFLRPYQPEIIRDKVSMVPAPAYQTEAFKKGAETLEEVAESEMKYATAEEKGIAIIYNLPSKVSVKSDKSEHKFPISSQILSAEFEYSSYPRVSPFAYLGSRVTNSEDLQLLAGRVNIFLEGDFVGFSGMGNIAPSEEFDLYLGVDENVKVKRECLEKKVDETLIAGIPSRTKRTTYKYKLSVENYKSKKIKVKLFEAMPVSEDDRIKIKIEEISLEPGVKDWEDRKGIWLWELELESRQKQEIFYTFTIEHPRDMQVEGL, encoded by the coding sequence ATGATGAATAAACCAACAAAATGGATTCTATGTTTAGGATTGATTTTATTTGCGGCTGTTAATGGTTATGCTGCCGAGATTGAAGCGCAATCTGAGATTAGCGAGATTTGTGTCTATACTGATTCTGCTTTGATCAACCGGGTTACCCATCTTGAACTTAACCAGGGAACTTATACGGTAGTTTTTTCCAATATTATTCCTGAGGTTGACGAGAGTTCTTTAAGGGTTTCTGCGGAAGGAACAGCGCTCATCAAACTATTTGGAGCACAGGTTAAAAGAGAGTATTTAGAAGAAGTGCCTTCTGAAAGGATAAGGCAATTAAAAGAGGAGATCCAGAAATTAGAAGACGAGATGACCCGATTGCAAAACCTGAAAACCGTTCTCGCTGAGAAGAAGAAGTTTCTAAACTCTATAACTTTATTTTCCAATACGCAAATCCCTCAAGATTTGATAACCAATATGCCGCAAATAAGCGATTTGGAGAATATTCTTGGGTTTTTAGATACAGAATTAAAGGATATTTACAACCAGTCTTTGGATTGTGAATTTGAGATAAGGGATTTGAATAATAAACTGGATACTTTGAAGAGAGAATTGTCTCAGATATCCGGGATACAAAGGAAAATACAAAGATCAATTATGGTAGAATTGGAAGCTTTGAAAGAAGGGACTATAGACCTGAAAATTTCTTACCTGGTAGGAGGGGCTTCCTGGGACCCCATATACGATGCCCGCGCAAATTTCGAAAAATCCGAAGTAGAATTGGTTTCTTACGGAGTAATTAGACAGGTTACCGGCGAAGATTGGGTAGAGGTAGCTTGTGCCTTGTCAACCGCTAAGCCAAGAACCGGAGGAAATATGCCTTATGTTGATTCCTGGTTTTTAAGACCCTATCAGCCTGAAATAATTAGGGATAAAGTATCTATGGTACCGGCACCCGCATATCAAACGGAAGCATTTAAAAAAGGAGCAGAAACCTTGGAAGAGGTGGCCGAGTCAGAGATGAAATATGCCACTGCCGAAGAAAAAGGTATTGCAATAATCTACAATCTCCCTTCCAAAGTAAGTGTAAAATCTGATAAGTCGGAACATAAATTTCCTATATCTTCGCAAATCTTATCAGCCGAATTTGAATATTCAAGCTATCCCCGGGTTAGCCCCTTTGCCTACCTTGGTTCACGGGTTACCAACAGTGAAGATCTTCAATTGCTCGCTGGCCGGGTCAATATATTTTTAGAGGGTGATTTTGTGGGATTTTCCGGCATGGGCAATATTGCACCCAGCGAGGAGTTTGATCTGTATTTGGGGGTCGATGAAAATGTCAAAGTAAAAAGGGAATGCCTGGAGAAGAAAGTCGATGAAACGCTGATTGCCGGGATTCCTTCGCGGACCAAACGCACTACTTATAAATATAAACTTAGCGTAGAGAACTACAAATCTAAGAAGATCAAAGTAAAACTATTCGAAGCTATGCCGGTCTCCGAGGACGACCGAATTAAAATAAAGATAGAAGAGATAAGTCTTGAACCGGGAGTAAAAGACTGGGAAGACCGGAAGGGGATCTGGTTATGGGAACTGGAATTAGAATCCCGGCAAAAGCAGGAAATATTTTATACCTTTACCATTGAACATCCCCGGGATATGCAGGTAGAAGGCCTTTAG
- a CDS encoding Rrf2 family transcriptional regulator, with translation MKFITRNTDYAVRALCYITEQKQEVISGDQLVASLEMPRPFLRKILQTLNKEGLLNSSKGKGGGFALAASPEKITLFDIMKIFQGSIRLNEHKFKKNDCPFINDCLLKKKIDEIEQEVKEKLKSITIASITKKEVKVND, from the coding sequence GTGAAGTTTATTACCAGAAACACCGATTACGCGGTAAGGGCGCTTTGTTATATTACCGAACAAAAACAAGAAGTCATCTCCGGTGACCAATTAGTGGCATCATTGGAGATGCCCCGCCCCTTTTTGAGAAAAATACTACAAACTTTAAACAAAGAAGGGTTACTTAATTCATCTAAGGGCAAGGGCGGAGGTTTTGCTTTGGCTGCGTCTCCCGAGAAAATAACCCTATTTGATATCATGAAAATATTTCAGGGATCGATAAGATTAAATGAACATAAATTTAAAAAAAACGATTGTCCTTTTATCAACGATTGTCTTTTAAAGAAAAAGATAGACGAGATAGAACAGGAGGTTAAGGAAAAATTAAAATCCATAACCATAGCGTCTATAACAAAAAAGGAGGTAAAGGTAAATGACTAA
- a CDS encoding desulfoferrodoxin — protein sequence MTKKLEIYKCEVCGNIVEVLHEGKGALVCCGQEMKLMKEQTADQTTEKHVPVMEKIPSGIKAIIGSTLHPMEEKHYIEWIQVVTEKGTSRKYLKPGDKPESFFKDVEGLKKIREYCNVHGLWEHTEGK from the coding sequence ATGACTAAGAAATTAGAGATCTATAAGTGTGAGGTTTGCGGAAACATTGTTGAGGTGCTGCATGAGGGGAAAGGAGCTTTAGTCTGTTGCGGACAGGAAATGAAGTTGATGAAAGAACAGACTGCTGATCAGACGACCGAAAAACATGTACCGGTGATGGAGAAAATTCCTTCCGGGATTAAGGCGATAATCGGCTCAACTCTACATCCTATGGAAGAGAAACATTATATCGAATGGATCCAGGTGGTTACTGAGAAAGGTACTTCCCGAAAATATTTGAAACCCGGGGATAAACCGGAATCCTTCTTTAAAGATGTGGAAGGATTGAAAAAGATTAGAGAATATTGCAATGTCCATGGTTTATGGGAACATACAGAAGGCAAATAA
- a CDS encoding High molecular weight rubredoxin, producing the protein MDLKALYNISYGIYIVSSKKENRINGQIANTVFQTTSEPATIAVCINKKNLTHEFITKSRVFAVSVLEQDTDMKFIGRFGFKSGRDEDKFKGVDYKIGRSGSPIVMENTLAYIETEVIGEMDAGTHTLFIGKVVEAENIKPGKPLTYDYYHQVQKGVSPKNAPTYIPKEEKSREKINTERKEFKKMSKFKCTVCGYIYESEKGDPESGVNPGTPFEDLPDDWVCPVCGASKDEFEEVN; encoded by the coding sequence ATGGATTTAAAAGCACTTTACAATATTAGTTATGGTATTTATATAGTCAGTTCAAAAAAAGAGAATCGTATCAATGGACAGATTGCCAATACAGTTTTTCAGACTACTTCCGAACCGGCTACTATAGCAGTTTGCATTAATAAAAAAAATTTAACCCATGAATTTATTACCAAAAGTAGGGTCTTTGCCGTTTCGGTATTAGAACAGGACACTGATATGAAATTTATCGGAAGATTTGGTTTTAAATCAGGAAGAGATGAAGACAAATTTAAGGGAGTAGACTATAAGATAGGGAGAAGCGGTTCGCCCATAGTTATGGAAAATACCTTGGCTTATATCGAGACAGAGGTAATAGGGGAAATGGATGCGGGAACTCATACCCTGTTTATCGGGAAAGTGGTGGAAGCAGAGAATATTAAACCAGGGAAACCATTGACTTATGATTATTACCATCAGGTGCAGAAAGGCGTTTCTCCCAAGAATGCACCTACTTATATTCCTAAAGAGGAAAAATCGAGGGAAAAAATAAATACAGAAAGAAAGGAGTTTAAAAAAATGTCTAAATTTAAATGTACCGTTTGTGGATATATTTATGAATCTGAAAAAGGAGATCCTGAATCAGGAGTAAATCCAGGAACTCCCTTTGAAGACCTGCCTGATGATTGGGTATGCCCGGTATGTGGTGCCAGTAAAGATGAATTTGAAGAGGTGAATTAG